A region of Vigna radiata var. radiata cultivar VC1973A chromosome 6, Vradiata_ver6, whole genome shotgun sequence DNA encodes the following proteins:
- the LOC106764456 gene encoding uncharacterized protein LOC106764456 produces the protein MDHLKHPNSKLNYNHSLSHNSNNKIKTSIQFLLCFSLFCVLFSSLPLFLQFVKPFLMQFFSYMVEKSYMFLLCNGLLAIIAMNSGLVSSSSPPTTHHNTELHPAVVEAVEVVAHTEKSILPDSNESDIAVVAPIPGEKTESPQEKETILFIVEQENVVSSSSEIQEEENALAIIEEDELAVDDNEELNKKCDDFIKRMKATFSSNNLELRAMDGFYFSNQNSLVTVVN, from the coding sequence ATGGATCATTTGAAGCATCCAAACTCCAAACTTAATTATAATCATTCACTATCCCACAAttccaacaacaaaatcaagacaTCAATCcagtttctgctctgtttttcTCTGTTCTGTGTTCTATTCTCTTCACTTCCTCTGTTCCTTCAATTCGTCAAGCCATTCCTCATGCAGTTCTTCAGTTACATGGTTGAAAAGAGCTACATGTTCCTTCTCTGCAATGGCCTTCTTGCTATAATAGCCATGAACTCTGGTCTCGTTTCTTCCTCTTCACCACCAACCACTCATCATAATACAGAACTACACCCTGCAGTAGTTGAAGCAGTTGAAGTAGTTGCTCACACAGAGAAAAGCATCCTCCCAGACTCGAATGAATCAGACATTGCTGTTGTAGCACCAATTCCAGGTGAGAAAACAGAATCCCCACAAGAAAAAGAGACCATTTTGTTCATTGTAGAACAAGAAAATGTGGTATCATCATCATCggaaatacaagaagaagaaaatgccCTTGCCATAATTGAAGAAGACGAGCTTGCAGTGGATGACAATGAAGAGTTGAACAAAAAATGTGACGATTTTATTAAAAGGATGAAAGCAACGTTCTCTTCCAATAACTTGGAGCTACGAGCCATGGAtggtttctatttttctaaTCAGAATTCGCTGGTGACTGTTGTTAATTAA
- the LOC106764415 gene encoding uncharacterized protein LOC106764415, whose product MTFLHKGMSTSLFSVSPRPTSLFSVSPRPTSFAMVPRLLQSSTFSYSPFSSKVNLSTPHHEWPKEYIIPYDICFRGRRNRGSMGAPLQGENKESRIHEIKKKSTNGSVLRPGMVLLKEFLSHDEQVEIVRVCRELGVGLGGFYQPLNRNGTLMQLRMMCLGRNWNPVTHKYGKMRRFDRTIPPSIPNNFSELVTRAIQEAQSLIKKTYRACNEKEVLPSMTPDICIVNFYTNDGKLGLHQDRDESKESLRKGLPVVSFSVGNSAYFLYGDERNPKKATSVALDSGDVLIFGGESRLVFHGVSTIFPNSAPKELMKDSRLSPGRLNLTFRQF is encoded by the exons ATGACCTTTCTCCACAAAGGTATGTCGACCTCTTTGTTCTCCGTTTCGCCAAGGCCGACTTCTTTGTTCTCCGTTTCACCAAGGCCGACCAGCTTCGCAATGGTCCCAAGGCTTCTCCAATCATCGACATTTTCTTATTCACCATTCTCCAGCAAG GTTAACTTGTCAACTCCCCATCATGAATGGCCCAAGGAATACATCATACCATATGATATTTGCTTTCGTGGAAGAAGGAATCGTGGTTCGATGGGAGCTCCTTTGCAGGGAGAAAACAAGGAAAGTAGAATTCATGAGATTAAGAAGAAAAGCACAAATGGGTCGGTGTTGAGACCTGGTATGGTTCTCTTGAAAGAATTCCTAAGTCATGATGAACAG GTCGAAATAGTGAGAGTTTGTCGTGAACTTGGCGTTGGTCTTGGAGGATTCTATCAACCACTAAATCGAAATGGAACTCTAATGCAATTGAGGATGATGTGTCTTGGTAGGAATTGGAATCCTGTGACCCATAAATATGGAAAGATGCGACGATTCGATCGTACCATTCCACCTAGTATTCCCAATAACTTCAGTGAACTGGTTACTAGAGCAATCCAAGAAGCTCAGTCTCTGATTAAAAAGACATACAGAGCATGTAATGAGAAGGAAGTTCTTCCCTCTATGACTCCTGATATTTGCATAgtcaatttttatacaaatgatGGAAAGCTTGGTCTTCATCAA GATCGTGATGAAAGCAAAGAAAGTCTTAGAAAAGGGTTGCCTGTTGTGTCCTTCTCTGTTGGTAATTCTGCATACTTTCTTTATGGGGATGAGAGAAATCCAAAGAAGGCAACGAGTGTAGCTCTAGATTCTGGAGATGTGCTGATATTTGGTGGTGAATCACGACTTGTTTTTCATGGCGTGTCAACAATTTTCCCAAATTCAGCTCCAAAGGAATTGATGAAAGATTCTCGTCTTTCTCCTGGTCGGCTCAATCTTACATTCAGACAATTTTAA